From the genome of Eucalyptus grandis isolate ANBG69807.140 chromosome 2, ASM1654582v1, whole genome shotgun sequence, one region includes:
- the LOC104435388 gene encoding WAT1-related protein At1g70260, translating to MRDEMEVTRDGQAMEVARFVVMVIMEGCTIGLTILAKTAMSNGVSPFVFVLYTNALASLILLPYSFVFHRDRTEEAAITRTLLLRLFFLGLTGITITQYLAFIGLDFSSPILVCAMGHLVPTFSFLLALLLRATKLDWRSSSIRAKVIGTFISVVGAVFVDLYKGPVVSRSSVSSPDRLQYRQLFVYSSMPEHWAVGGILLAGASLSVCIWNIIQVGTLTQYPQVMKVVSFYSLVGTLQCAAVSFAVERNLSAWKLKLDLKLLLIISTAIFGGVIRPQVQIWCTQAKGPFYVPMFKPFGILYACFFAVCFFANSLHYGSVIGAFIIGIGYYSLMWGQIREGEARDDHDNRNGDSHDNKVPLLQDETQV from the exons ATGAGGGATGAGATGGAGGTGACGAGGGACGGTCAAGCGATGGAAGTGGCGCGGTTCGTGGTGATGGTGATCATGGAGGGTTGCACCATCGGATTGACCATCTTGGCGAAGACGGCCATGTCGAACGGCGTGAGCCCTTTCGTCTTCGTCCTCTACACGAATGCTCTCGCTTCCCTCATCCTCCTCCCCTATTCCTTCGTCTTCCATAGAGACAG AACAGAGGAAGCAGCCATCACCCGGACTCTACTCTTGCGTCTCTTCTTCTTGGGTTTAACTGG GATAACCATAACTCAGTACCTCGCCTTCATCGGCCTAGATTTCAGTTCTCCGATTCTTGTTTGTGCAATGGGACACTTGGTTCCGACATTTTCCTTCCTCTTGGCCTTACTACTCAG GGCGACAAAGCTAGACTGGAGAAGCTCAAGCATCCGAGCGAAAGTAATCGGTACCTTTATTTCAGTTGTGGGGGCAGTATTTGTTGATCTCTATAAGGGACCTGTCGTCAGTAGATCTTCAGTTTCGTCCCCCGATCGACTTCAATATCGGCAACTATTCGTCTACTCCTCGATGCCTGAGCATTGGGCTGTTGGTGGCATTTTGCTCGCTGGTGCATCTTTATCTGTCTGTATATGGAACATCATTCAG GTTGGAACATTGACGCAATACCCACAAGTGATGAAGGTGGTATCTTTCTACAGTTTAGTTGGGACTCTTCAATGTGCAGCAGTCTCTTTTGCTGTAGAGAGAAACCTAAGCGCATGGAAGCTAAAACTGGATTTGAAGCTTCTCTTGATAATTTCAACC GCGATTTTCGGAGGAGTAATTCGGCCCCAAGTTCAAATATGGTGCACTCAAGCAAAGGGTCCTTTCTATGTTCCCATGTTTAAGCCGTTTGGGATCCTGTATGCATGCTTCTTCGCTGTTTGCTTCTTTGCAAATAGCCTTCATTATGGAAG CGTCATAGGAGCATTCATAATAGGAATAGGATATTATTCATTGATGTGGGGACAAATCAGAGAGGGCGAAGCACGCGACGATCATGACAACAGAAATGGGGATTCTCATGATAACAAGGTACCCCTTTTGCAAGATGAGACTCAAGTCTAG